A stretch of DNA from Enterococcus gilvus ATCC BAA-350:
GCACAAGGAATTTGAGCTGTTGCTGTTTTTAATGGAAAACATCCAACGGGTATTCAGCAAGGAAGAATTGTACGAAAAAATTTGGGGAATGGAATCGATTGGAGAGATTCGCACCGTAGCGGTCCACATCAACCGCCTTCGAGAAAAAATCGAAGAGAATCCTTCAGAGCCTGTACATATCCAGACGGTTTGGGGGGCTGGCTACCGATTCATCCCGTAGACAAGAAGACTCGATCACGTTGATCGAGTCTTTTTCTATCCTGATGCCGGAGGTCTTTTGTTATAATCGGTAGATACAGGAGTCAAAATCAATGGTATGAGGTGAAAAGAATGCAAGAAATAATAAAACAAATCAGCGAATACGTCCCCTTCACGGAACAGGAGGCTGCGGATCAGACGTTGTTTTTGACGAAGCTGCAATTTCAAAAGGACCTTTTGACCCGTGACAATCCAGAGGTTCATTTTTCTTCCTCTGCGTGGGTCGTCAATCCAACGTATGACAAGGTGTTGATGGTCTTCCATCATATTTATCAGTCCTACTCCTGGACCGGTGGACACGCTGACGGTGATGCAGACCTTCTGCGCGTTGCTAAAAAGGAATTGGAGGAGGAGACCGGGATAACAGATTATCACTTAATGTATGACGGGCTGTTTGCCTTCGATATTTTACCTGTGGAGGAACACTATAAAAATGGAAAGCGTATAAAAAAACACGTGCACGTCAATACGACCTTTCTATTTATGGCGGAGGAAGATCAGCAATTAACAATCAAGGAGGACGAAAATAGCGATGTCAAATGGATCGCTGTGGCGGAGCTGGACGAGGCGGTAGCCGAAGAGGAGATGCGGCCTTATTATCATAAAATGATGCAAAAGGCGTTGTTACTGAAACAAGACCCCACTGTTTAATAAGGCCCATTCTATTGTAAGTCGCCGCTTTTTCTCGTATAGTGAATAAAAGCAATCACGCGTTATATTTAAAAAGGTGACCAAAATCTTAAGTTAGCAGGCCATTCTGGATGCTGGTAGGGGAAACGAGGAGATGGAACAATGATTGAATTAACAGGGATCACGAAAGTATATGGAGAGAAAAAAGCGCTGAATCAGTTAAGCCTAACGATTAGAGAAGGAGAGATCTTTGGATTTTTAGGACATAACGGCGCTGGTAAATCCACCACGATCAAAAGCTTAGTGAGTATTATTGAACCAACGAGCGGCGAGATCTTGTTTGACGGTAAAAATTTAAAAGAGCACCGTTTGGCAATCAAAAAGAAAATCGCCTATGTACCGGATTCTCCAGATATGTTTTTGCAATTAACTGCTAATGAATACTGGGATTTGATCTCCGCAGCTTATGAGCTGAAGGGGCAAGAAAAGCGGCATCAAGAGCTGATCGAATTGTTCGATCTTGTGGGACATGAAGATGAAACGCTGGAAAGCTTTTCTCATGGGATGCGGCAAAAAACCATTATTATTGGTGCGCTGCTGCCGGACCCGGATATCTGGATCTTGGACGAACCCTTGCAAGGATTAGACCCGCAAGCCGCCTTCGACTTGAAAGAAATGATCAAACGTCATGCGGAAAAAGGAAAAACCGTCATCTTTTCGACACACGTGTTAGACACTGCGCAGCAATTGTGCGATGATCTGGCGATTTTGAAAAAAGGAGAGCTGATTTATAATGGCTCCGTCGATGATTTGTTAGCGGAACATCCAAATGAATCACTGGAGAGTATCTATCTGAAGATGGCCGGTCGACAGGCGAACGGGGATTTGGTGGCTGAAATTGAGGAGGATGCTCATGAATAGCGGAATCATCAAACGGTTGATTGGCGTCAATATGCTGTATGTCAATCCGTCGGCAACGAATCAAATTCGAAAAAAGGGACGGAAAGGAAAGCAGGTCCTTCGCAGTATCGTGCAGCAGTATCTGTTGTCTGGGGTCATTTTTTTAGCTATTTACGGATTGACGATGGTCATGATCGATTTTTCAAAGTTGCCGGGATTCTTTACGTATTATATGGCATTGTTTGCGTTGATCGGCTTTTCTCAATCCTTGTCTGCCATTTTCAACGTCTTTTTTGAAAGCAAAGACCTGCAGGATTATCTGCCGTTGCCGATCAAGCAAGGGGAGGTCTTCATCGCAAAATTCCTGGCGGTCGGGATGACGATCGTGCCCTTTTTATTGCCGCTGTTGATCTTATTTTTCTTAACGGCGTTTAAAAGCGGCTATTCCATTGTCTTTGCGGTGATTGGAGCCATTCTACTATTTATCATCTTTTTTATCCTGCTTTTTAGTTTGTGCAGCTTGATCGTGTTTGGAATGACGAAAACCAAGTTGTTCCGACAACATAAAAAATTATTTACGAGTTTGATGCTGGGATTCTCAATGGTCGTTTCTGTTGGAGGAATCCTCGCGATCAATTTTTCCCAAAACTCCGTGAATCATTCAGCGGGTGTTACGGATCGCCATCCCTTCGCGATATTTATGCCGTTCTACCATGTGATGCACGCCTTGTTTACGACGAAAGGACTTCTGACCCTTGTTGGACTGCTTGTTGCAACCGCGGTGCTGTTACTTGCGCTACGCTATTTCGTCGTTCCAAGTTTATATGAACAGTTCAGTGATGAGGGCTCTCGCACGATTGCGACCAAACGAAAACGTAAAACCAATCAATCACTGAAAACGCAATTAGGCAGCTACAATGTGCAACTGCTTAAAAATCCCAATCTGATCATGCAGGTGTTGACGTCTTCCTTGATCATGCCTGTCGTGATGGTGGGAACATTGGTGACGACGAACCCGGTCGATCTGCAAACCTTGCCGATGACATTTATTGGCGTGTTCTTTGTTGCAGGTATAGTCTTTTCCAGTGTTATGTTGAACCAAACGTCTTTTGTCAGTAACTTGATCTCGCTGGATCGGGAGAATTTCTTCTTCATCCAGTCATTGCCGCTGTCCATGAGAAAATATCTTCGACAAAAATTCTGGGTCGGTTGTAAGATTCAAATGGGGATCGCAGGCGGCGTTGGGCTGATCATTGCCCTCGTGCTGAAAGCACCGTTGTACTTACTGGTTCCTTTTTTAGCAGGAATACTCTGGGGGACTTATCTGTTGTCGTTATACTTTTTCAGCCGCGATTACCGTTTACTGAACATTACATGGACCAATGTCAGCCAGCTCTTTACTCGAGGTGTCGGAAACTATGGGCTCATGCTGTGGCTCTTCGGATCATTGATCTTGGGCGTGATCGTAGTCGCACTTTATGTGATCGCTGTAGTGATGAATCTCAATCCGTTACTTCTAAATGGCGGAGTGATGATTTGGTTGGCGATTTTATCTGGTGCTTGGCTGTGGATCAATCAAAGTAATTTTTGGAAAAAAATCAGCGAATAATAGGTTAAAAAGGACGAAAGGTTCTCAGAAGAGAGGGCGTTTCGTCCTTTTTTTGTGTCACATTGGTCAAAAATATGCACAAGAAAGATTAAAATTGGAGGACTTTTCCGTTTCTAAATGATGGTGTCTAAATGGCAAATAACTAAAATATTTTAAATGGATTTTTCATAAATAAAGCGGAAAATTTTTTAATAAACGTTCTTACGAAGGTTTATTAGGAAATACATTGTCGTTTTTTAATTTTAAATAAAAAAACATCTGGAAAGGAAGCGTTTGCCTATGCTTAAATACATTATAAAAATTTGATATAACAGCATTAATGTGATGCGAATAATTACAATAAAAAAACAGCTATAATTTGCTTAGTATTTACTGGGAAAGGCTAGTTATTTTATCATTTAATTATTTCCGCTCTATTCTGGCGCAAAAGGTTTCTTTGACAAGAATTTTCTGAATATTTAAACTAGTCCGTTTCTTGCGTTCTGTGTTTTTTCATTGTAAAGTTACATTTAGGGTTTTCTAGTCTTTAAAAAATTCTTGCTCAATTAATAACTAATTGAAGTTTTGAATAGACCAGACGAAGGAGCACCCGAGATAAAATTGAATAGGAGTGGTTTCAATGTCCAAAGCAGAAAAAGGCATGACGCTTGGCGCTCTGGTCATGATGATCTTTACCTCAGTATTCGGGTTTGCTAACGGTCCAGTAGCATTCTACTTGATGGGGTATGGCTCAATCGTCTTTTATGTCATTGCTGCAATTCTATTTTTCATTCCTTTCGCGTTAATGATGGCTGAATATGGTTCAACGATCAAAGGCGAAAACAGCGGAATGTACAAATGGTTGGAAGTCAGCGTAGGCCCACGTTTCGCATTTATCGGAACATTCATGTGGTTTGCTTCCTATGTTGTCTGGATGGTGTCAACATCATCAAAAGTTTGGATTCCCTTCACAACGGCTTTTGCCGGAAGCGACCAAACGCAAAAACTGCACATGTTCGGGTTAAACTCAACACAAATGGTTGGGCTTTTAGCGTGTGTGTGGATGATCATCGTAACGTTGGTCTCAATCAAAGGGGTCAAAGGAATCGTTAAAATCACCAGTCTTGGTGGTTTAGCAGTAACTAGTTTGAACGTGGTTCTTATTGTGATTTCAGGTATTATTCTGGTTGTAAATGGTGGACACTTGGCTCAACCATTTGACCACATTTTACATTCTCCAAATCCTAGTTACCAAAGCCCAATCGGTTTGTTAGGGTTTGCGGTGTTCGCGATTTTCGCTTACGGCGGTCTTGAAGCTGTTGGTGGGATGGTCGACAAAACACGCAATCCTGAAAAAACATTCCCGAAAGCGGTCGTTCTTTCAGCCTTGATCATTTCTGTAGGGTACGCACTGGGGATCTTCCTATGGGGTGTAAGCACAAACTGGCAAGACGTATTATCAGGCGATTCAACAAACCTGGGAAATATTTCTTACGTAATGATGAACAACTTAGGGGTTGAATTTGGTAAAGGCATCGGCCTTAGTCAAGCAGCTGCGATCAGTATGGGTAACTGGTTTGCTCGTTATACTGGTCTAGGGATGTTCTTAGCCTATAGTGGTGCCTTCTTTACATTGACGTATTCACCATTGAAGACGTTGATCATGGGAACACCGAAGAAATTATGGCCGAAGAAATTCACTGAATTGAACGAAAACGGCATGCCAAGCTACGCAATGTGGGCACAATGTGCGATCGTTGTTGCGATCATCTTGATCGCGTCATTCGCAACGCCAGACCCTTCAGCGTTTTACAATATTTTAACGTTGATGGCAAACGTTTCGATGACATTGCCATACTTGTTCTTGATCTATGCATTCCCTAAATTCAAGAACAAAACGGGCTTGGATCGTCCATTCGAAGTATACAAATCTAAAAGCATGACGATGGTCATCAGTGTCGTAGTCTTCCTATTAGTATTGGGTGCGAATGTCTTTACGATCTTCCAACCAATCATCGAAGGAGCAGGCGCACGCGATACATTATGGATGATCGCAGGTCCAGTCGGATTTACAGTTGTCGGTATTATTCTTTACCAAAACTATGTCCGTCGTTCTAAAGCAGAATAATCATAAACAGTCTCGACGAAAATTCGTCGGGACTTTTATTTTGTCCATTTTTCCGTTAGACTTGATAAATCAAGGTTTTTAAACATGATAAAGGCTTTTGACAAGCGGAAAACCCCTAATGACAAAGACTTTTGCTAGTGAGTATCAGAGGGAACGATTAGGGTAAGGATGAAGGAGCGGATGAAATGAACTTAAGCAAACAGATTAAAAAATTAAGAGAAACGGCGGGATTTTCTCAAGAAGAATTATCGGAAAAAATCTATGTTTCTCGTCAAACCATTTCCAATTGGGAGAACGAACGGAGCTATCCCGATATTCATAACCTGTTATTGCTAAGTGTTCTTTTTGACGTGACTTTAGATGAGCTTGTCAAAGGAGACGTGGAAACGATGAAAAAAATGATCAAAAAAGATGAGATGGATAAGTATAGTTGGATCATGCTTGGAACGATCGGTGCAGCGGCGATTTTATTTGGACCTGCGTGGAAGCTGTTCGGCGAGAAAGGCCTATGGATTCCATTTATTTTATGGGCGATCGGAATGTGGGCGGCAATAAAGATCGAAAAAATCAAGAAAGCAACTAATGTGAAGACCTACAAAGAAATCGTCGCCTACATGGAGGGGGAGGACGTCGAAGCGAAGCGGAAAGAACGACATTTTGGAAAAGATCTGATGGCGAAAACCCTCATCGTTGTCGTATTTACAGCAATTGTTTCAAGTGTCGTACTCCTAAGTTTATGGGTAAGCGGACTCTTATAAGAAAAAATCCCAGCAAAAAGCATCTAAGAAGGTGCCTATTGCTGGGATTTATTTTTATTTCAAAAAGAGTTTTTCACGGCCCTCGTTCGTTCAGAACGTCATAATCATTGCTACGATGGATAAGCATCAGAAAAAGCTTTGACAGGCTTTTTTTCTTATATAGTACATTCTGTCGAGCACTAAAAACTATACCTAGTTGTTGCAGCATGTGATTGAAAGTGTATCAAAAGAAGAAATCACCTTAATTTCTTTTTATCGATCCGACGACTATTCAAGAACCAATAGCGGTGGTGATCACCCGTCAATGCAGTAAAGGAAACCGCGGCTTTGCCTTGCTTTTTTAGTGTTTCTTCTAAATAATTTTTGAGAATCCACGGATCTTCGATATGACTGACATCAAGGGTCAAAATATTTTCAATCGTTTGAGGCGTCGTATGGAGGTCAGCGGCAATTTGCTCGAGGCTAAGACCTGTTCGTTCGACATTTTCTTTGAATTCTTCTTTTGTGTGTTGCATTTCTTGTGGTGTTAATGACATAGTATTCGCTTCTTTCTTTAAACATAAATAGTTGTAATTTTAACTATCGACAGCATACGCCGATTGAAAACAGTTGTCAAATAAATAGTTGTGATTTAAACTATTAAGAAAGAAATGAGGGAGCAGATGATCTCAAAAAGAGAAGATTTAGCCGAAAAAATTTATGCGGTTAGCACCTTGCAGCAGAATTTTGTTATTGAACGTTTGAAGACGCTGCATTTGAATAGCTTACAATCTCGCAGTCTGAATTTTGTTGCAATGTATCCGGGAACGATGCAGCGAGAATTGGCGAACTATTTAGGAAAGCAGCAGGCGACCGTAACGAATATTCTAAAAGTGCTTGAGGAAAAGAAATTGATTTATCGCAAAATTCCGAAAAACAATGAGCGGCAAAAAAATATTTATCTGACGCCTGAAGGGGAGCAGATGGTAGAAAAAGTCCAGACGATTTTCGATGAATTGGGTCGTCAAATGGAGTCGGTATTTTCTAAAGAAGAACGGCAGCAGTTTGAACTTTTTTTAAAACGAGCAGAAGACCAATTGGCTTAGCGCGAAAGTGCTAAGCTTTTTTGATTGTTGCAAACAAAGATGAAATTTTTCAGTATAAAACCATATTATAGAGAAATTAGTTTTAAATTAGCCTTCTATCATATAAAGACATCTGTTATAATTATCATCACATCTAAATGGATGTCACTAATGAAAAGGAGCGAATAAGTATGACGATTTATAATTTCTCTGCGGGTCCAGCGGTATTACCAAAAACAGTATTGGAGATCGCACAGTCCGAAATGCTTGATTACAAAAACAGCGGTATGTCCGTGATGGAGCTGAGTCATCGTTCCTCCTTATTTGAAGACATCATTCAACAGGCTGAAGCGTTATTAAGAGAACTCATGGCGATTCCAGACAATTACAAGGTCTTATTCCTGCAAGGCGGAGCCAGCCTGCAATTCACTATGCTGCCGTTGAATCTTGCACAAGGAAAAAAAGCATTGTACGTGAATACAGGATCATGGTCGAAAAAAGCCATCAGCGCTGCCAAAGCCATTGAAACGGTAGAGGTAGAAGTAATCGCCTCAAGTGAAGACAAGAATTTTACGTATATTCCTGAATTGCCGGAGACCGTCGATCAAGAGGCTGCGTACCTGCACATCACAACGAACAATACAATAGAAGGAACTGCCTACGGAAAGATTCCAAAGGTGGGCAAAGTTCCCGTGATCGCTGACATGTCTTCAAATATTTTAGCCAATGATTATCACGTAGAAGATTTTGGTGTGATCTATGCCGGCGCACAGAAAAATATTGGTCCAGCAGGGCTTACAGTCGTGATCATTCGTGAAGATTTGCTCAATCAAGAAGCTGTTTTCGCCCCAATGATGGATTATGCCCTACAGGCGAAAAATAATTCTCTTTATAATACACCTCCGACCTATGCCATTTATATTGCAAAGCTTGTCTTTGAATGGGTGAAGGAGCAGGGCGGTGTCGCTGGGATCACAGCGAAGGATCAGCAAAAAGCGCAATTGCTTTACGATGCGATCGAAAAATCGAACCTCTTCACGAGTCCAGTGGCGAAGGACAGTCGGTCAATCACGAATATTCCATTTGTGACAGGCGACGACGAACTAGACAAGGCCTTCAATAAAGCAGCTTTAGAACAAGGCTTTGAAAATTTGAAAGGCCATCGATCTGTCGGCGGGATGCGGGCCAGTCTGTACAATGCTTTTCCAGTCGAAGGCGTCGAGGCGTTGGTCGCATTCATGGAAACGTTTGAAAAGGAAAATGGGGGAAAATAGATGTTTCAGATTAAAACATTCAACGCGATCGCTCCTGAAGGAATGACGCGTTTTGATAAAGAGAATTACCGAATCAATGAAAGTGAAGAACCAGATGGCATCATTCTGCGAAGCCAAAAGCTGCATGACTATGACTTTCCTGAATCTGTTTTAGCAGTGGCGCGTGCGGGTGCTGGAACGAACAACATTCCGGTCAAGGAGTGCACGGAAAAAGGGATCGTTGTCTTTAATACGCCAGGAGCGAATGCGAATGCGGTGAAAGAATTAGTCGTCGCTAGTCTGTTATTGGCTGTTCGTCCGATGGTTCAAGGGATCAGTTGGGTACAGACCTTAGAAGGCAGCAATGTCGATGAACAGGCAGAAGCGCAAAAAGCGCAATTTGCAGGAACAGAATTAGAAGGAAAAAAATTGGGTGTGATCGGGTTAGGTTCCATCGGTGCGATGGTGGCAAACGACGCCTACCGTTTAGGGATGGAAGTGACCGGCTACGATCCGTATGTTTCTGTTGATACGGCGTGGAGTATTTCTCGTCGTGTAAAACGAGCGAAGGATTTGAAGGAAGTGTTGACGAATTGTGATTTTGTGACGATTCATGTTCCTTTGACGGAGCATACCCATCATTTGATCAGTACGGAAGAATTGATGCAAATGAAGAAAACGGCGCATTTAATGAACTTTGCTCGTGGGGAGATCGTGGATACCTGTGCGGTGGTAAAGGCAGTCAATGAAGAACGAATCGCAGGGTTTACCACCGATTTCGCGGAAGAAAAATTACTTCATAATGACAAGATCACTGTTTTGCCTCACTTGGGGGCTTCAACAGAAGAGGCAGAAGTAAACTGTGCAAAAATGGCGGCGCGGGGCTTGAAGCGTTTCTTGGAAACAGGAGTCATCAAGCGTTCGGTCAATTTCCCAAATGTTGAAATGGCCTTTGATTCACCCTACCGTATCACCATTATCAATCGCAACGTGCCGAATATGCTGGGATTGATTGCGTCTGAGATCGCTTCTTTAGAGGTCAATATCGACAACATGGTGAATCGCGGAAAAGACGAGCATGCCTACACGTTGGTAGATGTTTCTGAAACAGATCCAGGAAAAATAGCAGCAATCGTGGAACAATTAAGTAAAAATGACGGCATCGTCCGTGTTCGGGCGATCAAACGTGATGAGGAGTGTGAATTTTAATGGTACAAGTTCATCCATTTAAAGCCATTCGCCCTGCAGAGGACTTAGCCGAGCAAGTGGCGGCACTTCCTTACGACGTCGTGAATTCACAGGAAGCAAAAGAGCTGGCAATCGGGAATCCCTACAGCTATTTTCATATTGACAAGGCGGAGATTGATCTGCCTGCCGATGTTTCCCCTTATGACAAAAAGGTCTATCAAAAGGCGGCGGACAATTTGGCGGCATTTTTAGAGAAGGGCTGGCTATTTAAGGAAAATGAAGCCAACTTTTATCTTTATGAATTAGTGATGAATGGCCGCAGTCAAACAGGCATAGTAGCCTGCACCTCAATTACCGATTACATTGATGAAAAAATCAAAAAACACGAATTTACGCGTCATGAAAAAGAAATCGACCGGATGAATCATATCCGCACCTGCGATGCAAATACAAGTCCGATCTTCTTGAGCTACCGCCCACAGGAAGAGATCCAAACGATCATCAACACTTGGCAGAAGGAGCACGCGCCTGTCTATGATTTCGTGAGCTATCATGAAGTTACACATCGCGTCTGGGTGATCGATCACGTAGCAACGAGCGATCGTTTAGCAGAGCTTTTTACAAAAGTGGATGCGTTATATATTGCTGACGGTCATCATCGGACAGAATCAGCGGTAAAAATCGGTTTGGAAAAACGTCAATCCGGTGAACAGAATCCTGAAACGGAGCAATTCTTGTCGATCATCTTCCCGGAAGATGAATTAGCGATCTGGGAATACAATCGCGTGTTAAAAACACCGCCGCCTGCCGATTTTATGGAACGCTTGGCAGAAAATTATCATGTTACCAAAACAGGGACTAAAAAACCTGAAAAAGCGGGGGATTGTCAATTATACGATGGGAGTGCTTGGTACACATTGAGTATTAAGCCTGAGAAGGTACCAAATAATCCAGTAGAGAAACTAGATGTAGCCTTGCTGCAAAAATTTGTCTTAGAAGATATTTTTGAAATCAACGACATTCGCACCGACAAACGGATCGATTTTGTCGGTGGAATTCGTGGGACCGAAGAGCTGGAAAAATTAGTTGATTCTGGTGAGTGGAAATTAGCCTTTTCGATGTATCCAACCCAAATGACCGATTTGTTAGATGTGGCGGATGCGAAAAAAATTATGCCGCCGAAGTCTACCTGGTTTGAACCAAAGCTGTTGAGCGGGTTGTTTTTACATGATTTGGAAACAAAATAGAAGATACGCTTAGACCCTCTCGTCGGGGGTCTATTTTTTGCCTAATTTTAAGTATTTGGAGTATTCTATTGAAAAGAAAGTTAGAATGAGAAGGTGTAGACGTGTGAAGCGTATGGCAAACTATTTTATAACTAATCGATTGATGAGTGTTTCGTTACTTCTAGCAATCATTAGCTGTTTGATCGGTCGATTTTCCGCTGGATTTATTGATTACAAAGTGATTTTTAGTTTATTTGGTTTAATGTTGCTGATCCAGGGGTTTGAGCAGGTGGGAGTGTTGCGGTTCGTTGCACAGAAGCTCCTTCATTATTCAAAGAATACGCGGCAATTGGTTCAGCTAATGATTTTGTTATCGTTGGTTGGTTCGATGTTTTTAACAAATGATGTTGCGATTTTAACGTTGCTGCCGATTTATTTAAAGCTGTTAGCTGTTCTTCCGAGATTCAAAGGGCGCTTTTTGGGCAGTGTCTTGATTATCGTGGCAGCGAATTTAGGCAGCAGCTTCTTTCCTTTTGGCAATCCGCAAAATCTGTATTTATATGACTATTATCATGTGCCGTTGGGTCAATTCTTGACGTGGATGTTTTTAGTCTTGCTGGTCAGCGTTCTTTCATTAGGACTGTTGACGCGTTTAGTCGCAAAGGATTCTTTAAAAGAAATAGACATGGAAGACCACCGATTCGACCGTAAAGAAACGATGTTATTGAGTGGATTGATGCTTATCATGATTCTGGTGGTGCTCGATGTACTGCCTTATCAAGGGGTCATTCCTTTGGTCGCGCTGATCGTTGCGGTGTATCGTCGCGAACTCTTCAAGGAAGTGGATTACGGTTTGCTGCTTACCTTTGTATGTTTTTTCCTAATCGTCGGAAATATCGGAGAAGCGCAATTTATCAAACAGTTTTTACAGTCATTGAATGGCAAACAAATTTATTTGGCAGGTTTGGGGCTCAGTCAGGTGATTTCAAATGTCCCAGCGGCGTTCTTGATCGCACCGTTCACGACGAATCAGCAGGCGGTGATTTTAGGCGTCAATATTGGCGGCTTGGGGACCCTTTTGGCCTCTTTAGCGAATCTGATCGGCTACAATTTGTTTCGGATCTATTTTCCAAACGAAACGAAGAAATTCTTAGGCTTATTTAGTATTGTGAATTTCGGATTGCTGTTCTTATTAGGCGGTATTTTTTATTTCTTCATCCATTAGAAAGCCCGTAGAATTCCTAAAAATAAGCTAAGTTTCTTATGGGAATTTATACACGATCGCTGAAAACGCTTCGATTGGTGTTAAGCTTGGCTTACAAGTAATGGTTGAGGGGGATTTGTAATGAAGGATAAGACAAAATATATTCACGGATATCATGCATTTGATGAGGAGAGCGGCGCTTCCTCCATTCCGATTTATCAATGTTCAACATTTAAACAGGCATCCATCAAAGATGGGCAGGCCTATACCTATTCACGCTTTGGCAATCCAACGAGAACGGCTCTGGAAGAAGCAGTCGCGGCGTTGGAAAATGGAAAATATGCGACAGCCTTTGCTTCTGGGATGGGGGCAATCTCGGCGGTCCTGCTAAGCTTTAATCAGGGCGATCACTTAGTCATGTGCAAAAGTATTTATGGCGGGACCTTCCAATTGGTCAATGAGGTCATGAATCGATTCGGCATCGAAGTGACCTTTATTGATGAGACGAATCTTGACGAGTGGGAACAAGCGATTCGCCCAAATACCCGTGGGCTTTACTTAGAAACACCGTCTAATCCGCTGTTGTCAGTAACGGATATCGCTGGAGTCGTGGCGATCGCAAAAGCGCACCATTTAGTGACGATGATGGACAACACATTTATGACACCGCAATTTCAGAAGCCCCTTGCGTTGGGGGTGGATGTCGTGATTCATAGCGCGACGAAATTCATTAATGGCCACAGCGATGTGGTCGCAGGATTAGTTGTGACAAATGATGAGGAATGGCACAATCAAATCACCCTTCAGCAAAAAGTTTTGGGGGGGATTTTAGGAGTAGAGGATTGTTGGCTGACGATGCGGGGATTGAAGACGATGGGTCTGCGGATGGAGCAGAGTGCGACCAGTGCTGAGCGAATCAGCCAAATGCTGGAGGCACATCCTGCCGTGAAAAAAGTCCATTACCCTGGGCTGCCGAGCCACCCCGACTATGAGGTGCACAAACGGCAAGCAACCTCAGGCGGCGCCGTGCTGTCTTTTGAATTAGCCGATCAACAAGCGGTCTACACATTTGCGGATGCCTTGAAGCTGCCGATCGCCGCAGTCAGTCTCGGTGGCGTAGAGTCCATCTTATCCTATCCCGTGACGATGAGCCATGCGTGTGTACCGAAGGAAGAACGGGAGAAGCAGGGCGTTACAGAAGGGCTGCTCCGTTTATCTGTAGGCATCGAGGACACAGACGATTTGTTGGAGGATCTAGCTCAGGCATTGTCAAAGGTCTCCTCAAGAATGAGCGAACCGAACAAGTAGTATAGCGGAAAATTGAACCGCGCGAAAGTCAAACGGGTTTTTACGTTCTATTGAGAGCGTAAAAAATCGGTTTGGCTTTTTCTTTCTTTTTTGGAGAAATGGATATATTAAACGAGGCTTGTTGGGTATAATGGAAACATCTCTTAGAGGAAGTGATAGTTATGCTCGAAAATCTTTTGCGT
This window harbors:
- a CDS encoding 3-phosphoglycerate dehydrogenase family protein; protein product: MFQIKTFNAIAPEGMTRFDKENYRINESEEPDGIILRSQKLHDYDFPESVLAVARAGAGTNNIPVKECTEKGIVVFNTPGANANAVKELVVASLLLAVRPMVQGISWVQTLEGSNVDEQAEAQKAQFAGTELEGKKLGVIGLGSIGAMVANDAYRLGMEVTGYDPYVSVDTAWSISRRVKRAKDLKEVLTNCDFVTIHVPLTEHTHHLISTEELMQMKKTAHLMNFARGEIVDTCAVVKAVNEERIAGFTTDFAEEKLLHNDKITVLPHLGASTEEAEVNCAKMAARGLKRFLETGVIKRSVNFPNVEMAFDSPYRITIINRNVPNMLGLIASEIASLEVNIDNMVNRGKDEHAYTLVDVSETDPGKIAAIVEQLSKNDGIVRVRAIKRDEECEF
- a CDS encoding DUF1015 domain-containing protein; its protein translation is MVQVHPFKAIRPAEDLAEQVAALPYDVVNSQEAKELAIGNPYSYFHIDKAEIDLPADVSPYDKKVYQKAADNLAAFLEKGWLFKENEANFYLYELVMNGRSQTGIVACTSITDYIDEKIKKHEFTRHEKEIDRMNHIRTCDANTSPIFLSYRPQEEIQTIINTWQKEHAPVYDFVSYHEVTHRVWVIDHVATSDRLAELFTKVDALYIADGHHRTESAVKIGLEKRQSGEQNPETEQFLSIIFPEDELAIWEYNRVLKTPPPADFMERLAENYHVTKTGTKKPEKAGDCQLYDGSAWYTLSIKPEKVPNNPVEKLDVALLQKFVLEDIFEINDIRTDKRIDFVGGIRGTEELEKLVDSGEWKLAFSMYPTQMTDLLDVADAKKIMPPKSTWFEPKLLSGLFLHDLETK
- a CDS encoding SLC13 family permease; the encoded protein is MANYFITNRLMSVSLLLAIISCLIGRFSAGFIDYKVIFSLFGLMLLIQGFEQVGVLRFVAQKLLHYSKNTRQLVQLMILLSLVGSMFLTNDVAILTLLPIYLKLLAVLPRFKGRFLGSVLIIVAANLGSSFFPFGNPQNLYLYDYYHVPLGQFLTWMFLVLLVSVLSLGLLTRLVAKDSLKEIDMEDHRFDRKETMLLSGLMLIMILVVLDVLPYQGVIPLVALIVAVYRRELFKEVDYGLLLTFVCFFLIVGNIGEAQFIKQFLQSLNGKQIYLAGLGLSQVISNVPAAFLIAPFTTNQQAVILGVNIGGLGTLLASLANLIGYNLFRIYFPNETKKFLGLFSIVNFGLLFLLGGIFYFFIH
- a CDS encoding trans-sulfuration enzyme family protein, with the protein product MKDKTKYIHGYHAFDEESGASSIPIYQCSTFKQASIKDGQAYTYSRFGNPTRTALEEAVAALENGKYATAFASGMGAISAVLLSFNQGDHLVMCKSIYGGTFQLVNEVMNRFGIEVTFIDETNLDEWEQAIRPNTRGLYLETPSNPLLSVTDIAGVVAIAKAHHLVTMMDNTFMTPQFQKPLALGVDVVIHSATKFINGHSDVVAGLVVTNDEEWHNQITLQQKVLGGILGVEDCWLTMRGLKTMGLRMEQSATSAERISQMLEAHPAVKKVHYPGLPSHPDYEVHKRQATSGGAVLSFELADQQAVYTFADALKLPIAAVSLGGVESILSYPVTMSHACVPKEEREKQGVTEGLLRLSVGIEDTDDLLEDLAQALSKVSSRMSEPNK